In Salinarimonas sp., a genomic segment contains:
- a CDS encoding MarR family transcriptional regulator, whose product MRDDAPLPAEDAPIALERFLPYRLNVLASVVSNALARIYAERFGITIPQWRIIATLGQFETRTARDIAAHAVMHKSTVSRAVAALAERGLVERRPNPGDMREELLVLTRPGREIYEAVAPEALAFERAVVSGLTPQEHETLFRLIDKLDAHTRALAPDLDVADAATNASEASR is encoded by the coding sequence ATGCGCGACGACGCTCCTCTCCCCGCGGAAGACGCTCCGATCGCCCTCGAGCGCTTCCTGCCCTACCGGCTGAACGTGCTGGCGAGCGTGGTGTCGAACGCGCTGGCGCGGATCTACGCCGAGCGCTTCGGCATCACGATCCCGCAATGGCGCATCATCGCGACGCTCGGCCAGTTCGAGACCCGCACGGCGCGCGACATCGCGGCCCACGCGGTGATGCACAAGTCGACCGTCTCCCGCGCCGTGGCGGCGCTCGCCGAGCGCGGCCTCGTCGAGCGCCGGCCCAACCCCGGCGACATGCGCGAGGAGCTGCTCGTGCTCACGCGGCCGGGGCGGGAGATCTACGAGGCGGTGGCGCCGGAGGCGCTCGCCTTCGAGCGCGCCGTCGTCTCCGGGCTCACGCCGCAGGAGCACGAGACGCTGTTTCGCCTGATCGACAAGCTCGACGCCCACACCCGGGCGCTCGCGCCCGACCTCGACGTCGCCGATGCGGCGACCAACGCCTCGGAGGCCTCCCGTTGA
- the hmgA gene encoding homogentisate 1,2-dioxygenase: protein MTVHQTTGFTSPDLQGRETALKPGYMSGFGNSFETEALEGALPVGMNSPQKINFGLYAEQLSGSPFTAPQATNQRSWLYRIRPSVKHSHRYAKVDKGFMRTGPCREDTDLAIGQMRWSPVAIPDEALTFVTGLRTITTAGDSDTQVGMAAHLAFVTRSMENEYFFNADGEYLIVAQEGALRFKTEFGVVEFGPGEICVIPRGVIFKVELVDGPARAYVCENYGGQFTLPDRGPIGANCLANPRDFLTPVAAYEDVEEESFLYVKWGGDLFMTKIEQSPLDVVAWHGNYAPYKYDLRRFSPVGAILFDHPDPSIFTVLTAPTETPGSANIDFVIFPDRWMVAENTFRPPWYHRNLMSEFMGLVYGVYDAKPEGFVPGGFSLHNQMLPHGPDMQAFEHASNVDLGPVKLEGTMAFMFETRFPQRVTKYAASLSELQDSYIDCWQGLKKHFDPNRREPK from the coding sequence ATGACCGTCCACCAGACCACCGGCTTCACGAGCCCCGACCTCCAGGGTCGCGAGACCGCGCTCAAGCCCGGCTACATGTCCGGCTTCGGCAATTCCTTCGAGACGGAAGCGCTCGAGGGCGCGCTGCCGGTCGGCATGAACTCGCCGCAGAAGATCAATTTCGGCCTCTACGCCGAGCAGCTCTCCGGCTCGCCCTTCACGGCCCCGCAGGCCACGAACCAGCGCTCCTGGCTCTACCGCATCCGCCCCTCGGTGAAGCACTCCCACCGCTACGCCAAGGTGGACAAGGGCTTCATGCGCACCGGCCCCTGCCGCGAGGACACCGATCTCGCCATCGGCCAGATGCGCTGGTCGCCCGTGGCGATCCCCGACGAGGCGCTGACCTTCGTCACGGGGCTGCGCACCATCACCACGGCGGGCGATTCGGACACGCAGGTGGGCATGGCGGCGCATCTCGCCTTCGTCACCCGCTCGATGGAGAACGAGTACTTCTTCAACGCCGACGGCGAGTACCTGATCGTGGCGCAGGAGGGCGCGCTGCGGTTCAAGACCGAGTTCGGCGTGGTCGAGTTCGGCCCGGGCGAGATCTGCGTGATCCCGCGCGGGGTGATCTTCAAGGTCGAGCTCGTCGACGGGCCGGCGCGGGCCTACGTCTGCGAGAATTACGGCGGCCAGTTCACCCTGCCCGACCGCGGGCCGATCGGCGCCAACTGCCTCGCCAATCCGCGCGACTTCCTCACGCCGGTGGCGGCCTACGAGGACGTCGAGGAGGAGAGCTTCCTCTACGTGAAGTGGGGCGGCGACCTGTTCATGACCAAGATCGAGCAGTCCCCGCTCGACGTCGTCGCCTGGCACGGCAATTACGCGCCCTACAAGTACGACCTGCGCCGGTTCTCGCCCGTGGGCGCGATCCTGTTCGACCACCCGGACCCGTCGATCTTCACCGTGCTGACGGCGCCCACCGAGACGCCCGGCTCGGCGAACATCGACTTCGTCATCTTCCCGGACCGCTGGATGGTGGCGGAGAACACCTTCCGGCCGCCCTGGTACCACCGCAACCTGATGAGCGAGTTCATGGGGCTCGTCTACGGCGTCTACGACGCCAAGCCGGAGGGCTTCGTCCCCGGCGGCTTCTCGCTCCACAACCAGATGCTGCCGCACGGGCCGGACATGCAGGCCTTCGAGCACGCCTCCAACGTCGATCTCGGGCCGGTGAAGCTCGAGGGCACCATGGCCTTCATGTTCGAGACCCGCTTTCCGCAGCGCGTGACGAAATACGCGGCCTCGCTCTCCGAGTTGCAGGACAGCTACATCGACTGCTGGCAGGGCCTGAAGAAGCACTTCGACCCGAACCGGCGCGAGCCGAAGTAA
- the hppD gene encoding 4-hydroxyphenylpyruvate dioxygenase codes for MGPFPHDAPPPQITDDNPMGTDGFEFVEYAHPEPEKLDALFKRMGFSAVAKHRSKNVTLYRQGDINFILNSEPESFAARFAAEHGPCAPAMAFRVVDAAQAYERAIKLGAKPAKTQIGPMELAIPAIEGIGGLQIYFVDRYGAKGSIYDVDFVWSEERDPHPTGAGLFYIDHLTHNVNRGRMDEWAGFYERLFNFRQIRYFDISGKMTGLHSRAMTSPDGKIRIPINEDAGESGQIEEYLKEYKGEGIQHVALGANDLYETIETLIESGVEFMPAPNDIYYSRIDKRLPKHGEDVARLQRDGILIDGEGVLEGGFTKVLLQRFTKTVIGPIFFECIQRKGDDGFGEGNFKALFESIEEDQIRRGVLKEKA; via the coding sequence ATGGGTCCCTTCCCCCACGACGCCCCGCCGCCGCAGATCACCGACGACAACCCGATGGGCACGGACGGCTTCGAGTTCGTCGAGTACGCCCATCCGGAGCCCGAGAAGCTCGACGCGCTGTTCAAGCGCATGGGCTTCTCGGCGGTGGCGAAGCACCGCTCGAAGAACGTGACGCTCTACCGCCAGGGCGACATCAACTTCATCCTCAACTCGGAGCCGGAGAGCTTCGCGGCGCGGTTCGCCGCCGAGCACGGGCCCTGCGCGCCCGCGATGGCCTTCCGCGTCGTCGACGCGGCGCAGGCCTACGAGCGCGCGATCAAGCTCGGCGCCAAGCCGGCCAAGACGCAGATCGGGCCGATGGAGCTCGCGATCCCCGCGATCGAGGGCATCGGCGGGCTGCAGATCTACTTCGTCGACCGCTACGGGGCGAAGGGCTCGATCTACGACGTCGACTTCGTCTGGAGCGAGGAGCGCGATCCGCACCCGACGGGCGCGGGGCTGTTCTACATCGACCACCTGACCCACAACGTGAATCGCGGGCGGATGGACGAGTGGGCCGGCTTCTACGAGCGGCTCTTCAACTTCCGCCAGATCCGCTACTTCGACATCTCCGGCAAGATGACCGGCCTGCATTCGCGGGCCATGACCTCGCCGGACGGCAAGATCCGCATCCCCATCAACGAGGACGCGGGCGAGAGCGGGCAGATCGAGGAATACCTCAAGGAGTACAAGGGCGAGGGCATCCAGCACGTGGCGCTCGGCGCCAACGACCTCTACGAGACGATCGAGACGCTGATCGAGAGCGGCGTCGAGTTCATGCCGGCGCCGAACGACATCTACTATTCCCGCATCGACAAGCGCCTGCCCAAGCACGGCGAGGACGTCGCGCGCCTGCAGCGCGACGGCATCCTCATCGACGGCGAGGGCGTGCTGGAGGGCGGCTTCACCAAGGTGCTGCTGCAGCGCTTCACCAAGACCGTGATCGGCCCGATCTTCTTCGAGTGCATCCAGCGCAAGGGCGACG
- a CDS encoding TRAP transporter substrate-binding protein DctP gives MSSTIDTKRRSFLKGAGLTAVGAAATTTIAAPAIAQSQPTVTWRMQSSFPNSLDTIYGTMETFARMVSEATDGNFTIQTFKPGDIVGGLQVLDAVSNGTIDAGHTPVYFYFGREPALGFGTGVPFGLNARQQHSWWHFGGGAEIINDVLAPMNVTSLACGNSGAQMGGFFRKEINSVADLEGLKFRIGGIGGQVMSRLGVVPQQIAPGDIYPALERGTIDAVEFVGPYDDEKLGFHQVAQYYYAPGFWEGGAMLHAIFNQASWDALPAHYKAIVRHAAEAANNWMLAKYDAVNPDALKRLVAAGAELRYFPQDVMEAALEAANAYYDETAAQNESFKRAWDSYREFRADSLLWWPVNELAFDNFMARTRGRG, from the coding sequence ATGTCCAGCACCATCGACACCAAGAGAAGAAGCTTCCTGAAGGGTGCGGGGCTCACTGCCGTCGGCGCCGCGGCGACGACCACGATCGCCGCTCCGGCGATCGCGCAGTCGCAGCCCACCGTGACCTGGCGCATGCAGTCGAGCTTCCCGAACTCGCTCGACACCATCTACGGTACGATGGAGACCTTCGCCCGCATGGTGTCGGAGGCGACCGACGGGAACTTCACCATCCAGACCTTCAAGCCCGGCGACATCGTCGGCGGCCTGCAGGTGCTGGACGCTGTCTCCAATGGCACCATCGACGCCGGTCACACGCCCGTCTACTTCTATTTCGGCCGCGAGCCGGCGCTGGGCTTCGGCACCGGCGTGCCCTTCGGGCTGAACGCCCGCCAGCAGCATTCCTGGTGGCATTTCGGCGGCGGCGCCGAGATCATCAACGACGTGCTGGCGCCGATGAACGTCACCTCCCTCGCCTGCGGGAACTCGGGCGCGCAGATGGGCGGCTTCTTCCGCAAGGAGATCAATTCCGTCGCGGATCTGGAGGGTCTCAAGTTCCGCATCGGCGGCATCGGCGGGCAGGTGATGTCGCGCCTCGGCGTCGTGCCGCAGCAGATCGCGCCGGGCGACATCTACCCCGCGCTCGAGCGCGGCACGATCGACGCGGTCGAGTTCGTCGGTCCCTACGACGACGAGAAGCTCGGCTTCCACCAGGTCGCGCAGTACTATTACGCGCCCGGCTTCTGGGAAGGCGGCGCGATGCTGCACGCGATCTTCAACCAGGCGAGCTGGGACGCGCTGCCGGCGCACTACAAGGCGATCGTCCGCCACGCGGCGGAGGCCGCGAACAACTGGATGCTCGCCAAGTACGACGCGGTGAACCCGGACGCCCTCAAGCGCCTCGTCGCCGCGGGCGCGGAGCTGCGCTACTTCCCGCAGGACGTGATGGAGGCCGCGCTCGAGGCCGCCAACGCCTATTACGACGAGACGGCCGCCCAGAACGAGAGCTTCAAGCGCGCCTGGGATTCCTACCGCGAGTTCCGTGCCGATTCGCTGCTCTGGTGGCCGGTGAACGAGCTCGCCTTCGACAACTTCATGGCCCGCACCCGCGGCCGCGGGTGA
- the maiA gene encoding maleylacetoacetate isomerase — protein sequence MKLHGYFRSSAAYRVRIALALKGVAFEQAFVHLVRREHLSEAYRALNPQGRVPALETDDGAVLVQSPAILEWIEETWPEPTLLAGDARRRAEIRAACAVIGCDIHPLNNLSTLSWLKERLGADQAAVDAWYAHWIHEGFAALERLIRPGPFAFGDAPTMADLYIVPQVFNARRFSVPLDAYPKIRAVDEACRAQPAFAAAAPENQPDAA from the coding sequence TTGAAGCTCCACGGCTATTTCCGCTCCTCCGCCGCCTATCGCGTGCGCATCGCGCTCGCCCTGAAGGGCGTCGCCTTTGAGCAGGCCTTCGTGCATCTCGTGCGCCGCGAGCATCTCTCCGAGGCCTATCGCGCGCTGAACCCGCAAGGGCGCGTCCCGGCGCTCGAGACGGACGACGGCGCGGTGCTGGTCCAGTCGCCCGCGATCCTGGAATGGATCGAGGAGACCTGGCCCGAGCCGACGCTGCTTGCGGGCGACGCGCGCCGTCGCGCCGAGATCCGGGCCGCCTGCGCGGTCATCGGCTGCGACATCCACCCGCTGAACAACCTCTCGACGCTCTCGTGGCTCAAGGAGCGCCTCGGCGCCGACCAGGCCGCCGTCGACGCCTGGTACGCGCACTGGATCCACGAGGGCTTCGCCGCGCTCGAGCGGCTGATCCGCCCGGGGCCCTTCGCCTTCGGCGACGCGCCGACCATGGCGGATCTCTACATCGTCCCGCAGGTTTTCAACGCACGACGGTTCTCGGTGCCGCTCGACGCCTACCCGAAGATCCGCGCCGTCGACGAGGCCTGCCGCGCGCAGCCCGCCTTCGCCGCGGCCGCCCCCGAGAACCAGCCCGATGCGGCCTGA